A single region of the Sorghum bicolor cultivar BTx623 chromosome 9, Sorghum_bicolor_NCBIv3, whole genome shotgun sequence genome encodes:
- the LOC8084433 gene encoding F-box protein At5g52880 has translation MPLRRRQPRRPETGAAERYREMRIGAALSRPWDYPTACGELAALLRLGYADLPKAAQALVASDVLLAFRLLPDVQTGYAVSTANVLLQAVEVALPKQKKAQAVSEFKHSIIAHKRRSRVQQNSGSPDIPQDILVHIFSFLDMHSLVAAGLVCWSWNSAANDNKLWKMNYSIFFGLSHLSCNNIPVSGVHYSMNSVSDYPSFSWKESFHSKYEECASWKFASNRAFCAHCRSVIWLSNLTCASPHHCPKNRQDEVKLRPLLPDTVAKYILHVEDLAASSSESDDTDDSDYENWHPRFWVL, from the exons ATGCCGTTGAGGCGGCGACAGCCGCGGCGGCCGGAGACGGGTGCGGCGGAGAGGTACAGGGAGATGCGGATCGGGGCTGCGCTGTCGCGGCCCTGGGACTATCCCACGGCCTGCGGCGAGCTTGCAGCGCTCCTGCGCCTCGGATACGCGGACCTCCCTAAGGCAGCCCAGGCGCTCGTTGCCTCCGATGTGCTGCTAGCGTTTCGCCTCCTTCCCGA TGTGCAGACAGGATATGCAGTAAGCACTGCTAATGTTCTTCTCCAAGCGGTAGAAGTTGCCCTACCAAAGCAAAAGAAGGCGCAGGCTGTTTCAGAGTTCAAGCACTCTATTATTGCACATAAAAGGCGTTcaagagtccaacaaaattcaG GTTCACCAGACATACCACAAGATATACTTGTTCATATCTTCAGTTTCCTGGACATGCATTCTTTGGTAGCAGCAGGTCTTGTCTGCtg GTCTTGGAATTCAGCGGCAAATGACAACAAACTGTGGAAGATGAATTACTCGATTTTCTTTGGCCTCAGCCATTTGAGTTGCAACAACATCCCTGTATCTGGTGTGCACTACAGCATGAATTCAGTGTCAGATTATCCAAGCTTTAGCTGGAAGGAGTCCTTCCACAGTAAGTATGAAG AATGTGCGTCGTGGAAATTTGCATCAAATAGAGCATTTTGTGCACATTGCAGATCAGTTATTTGGCTGAGCAACCTCACATGTGCTTCTCCACACCATTGCCCTAAGAATAGACAAGATGAAGTAAAATTACGGCCTCTGTTACCTGATACA GTTGCTAAATACATATTGCACGTTGAAGATCTAGCAGCTTCATCATCTGAAAGTGATGACACGGATGACTCCGATTACGAGAATTGGCACCCAAGATTTTGGGTGTTATAG
- the LOC110429997 gene encoding pentatricopeptide repeat-containing protein At4g14050, mitochondrial-like gives MVFLIKWSKPPMAHCRRLHRYLSSASARAAAPIPARHVPRSPGTTSAQSARIRELGRLGRLREAREVFDAMPFRDIIAWNSMIFAYCSNGMPDAARSLADAISGGNLRTGTILLSGYARAGRVRDARRVFDGMGVRNTVAWNAMVTCYVKNGDITLARRLFDAMPSRDVSSWNTMLTGYCHSQLMEEARNLFERMAERNLVSWTVMISGYVLIEQHGRAWDMFRTMLCEGMTPEQPNLVSVLSAVRHLGKPGILESIHGLVHKTGFERDVVVSTAILNVYTKDVNMLDTAVKFFEGMVVRNEYTWSTMIAALSQAGRIDDAFAVYQRDPLKSVPSRTAMLTGLARYGRINDAKVLFDQIPEPNVVSWNAMITGYMQNEMVDEAEELFNRMPFRNTISWAGMIAGYAHNGRSEQALVSLQALHRNGMLPSLSCLTSSFFACSNIEALETGKQVHSLAVKVGCQFNTYVCNALITLYAKCRNIGFVRQIFDRMAVKDTVSYNSFMTALVQNNLFDEARDVFDNMSSRDVVSWTTIISAYAQADQGNEAVEVFRSMMHERELPNPPILTILLGISGSLGAPKLGQQIHTVAIKLGMDSGIVVANALVSMYFKCGSADSLKVFDSMEERDIFTWNTVITGYAQHGLGREAISMYQLMVSAGVLPNEVTFVGLLHACSHSGLVDEGRQFFESMSSDYGLTPLLEHYACMVDLLGRAGDVQGAEQFIYDIPIEPDSVIWSALLGACKIHKNVEVGRRAAEKLFSIEPSNAGNYVMLSNIYSSQGMWDEVAKVRKLMKEQGVNKDPGCSWMQIKNKMHSFVTGDEEHEQTQDIYATLRELYTLLKAAGYVPDTDFVLHDIDEEQKESSLLYHSEKLAIAYGLLVTPKGMPIQIMKNLRICGDCHTFIKFVSSVTKREIDVRDGNRFHHFRNGSCSCGDFW, from the coding sequence ATGGTGTTTCTGATCAAATGGAGCAAGCCTCCAATGGCGCACTGCCGGCGCCTCCACCGCTACCTCTCGTCTGCCTCCGCCAGAGCCGCAGCGCCGATCCCTGCCCGGCACGTGCCCCGGTCGCCCGGCACCACGTCCGCGCAAAGCGCCCGCATACGGGAGCTCGGCCGCCTCGGCCGCTTGCGCGAGGCCAGGGAGGTGTTCGACGCGATGCCCTTCCGCGACATCATCGCCTGGAACTCCATGATCTTCGCCTACTGCAGCAACGGGATGCCCGACGCCGCGAGGTCGCTCGCCGACGCGATCTCCGGCGGGAACCTGCGCACGGGCACCATCCTGCTGTCGGGCTACGCGCGCGCCGGGCGCGTGCGTGACGCTCGGAGGGTGTTCGACGGAATGGGCGTGCGGAACACCGTGGCGTGGAATGCCATGGTTACCTGCTACGTCAAGAACGGGGACATCACCCTCGCGCGCAGGCTGTTCGATGCAATGCCGAGCAGGGATGTCTCGTCATGGAACACGATGCTTACTGGGTACTGCCATAGCCAACTGATGGAGGAGGCAAGGAATCTGTTTGAACGAATGGCAGAACGCAACTTGGTTTCTTGGACAGTGATGATTTCTGGGTATGTTCTGATTGAGCAGCATGGCAGGGCTTGGGACATGTTTCGCACAATGCTATGTGAAGGAATGACACCAGAGCAACCAAACCTTGTTTCTGTGCTTTCAGCTGTACGCCATCTTGGTAAACCTGGCATTCTAGAGAGTATCCACGGTCTTGTGCATAAGACTGGCTTTGAGAGGGATGTTGTCGTCAGCACTGCCATACTTAATGTTTACACTAAGGATGTGAATATGCTTGACACTGCAGTAAAATTCTTTGAAGGCATGGTAGTTAGGAATGAGTACACATGGTCGACCATGATCGCTGCACTATCTCAGGCTGGACGAATAGATGATGCTTTTGCTGTTTACCAGAGAGATCCTCTAAAGTCTGTTCCTAGTCGGACTGCCATGCTGACAGGCCTTGCACGATATGGAAGGATTAATGATGCAAAGGTTTTATTTGACCAGATTCCTGAGCCCAATGTTGTATCCTGGAATGCCATGATTACTGGGTACATGCAGAATGAAATGGTTGATGAAGCTGAAGAACTTTTTAACAGGATGCCTTTTAGAAACACAATATCTTGGGCTGGGATGATTGCAGGGTATGCGCATAATGGGAGGAGTGAGCAAGCTTTGGTTTCACTCCAAGCTCTCCATAGGAACGGAATGTTACCTAGCCTGTCTTGTTTGACTAGTAGCTTCTTTGCTTGTTCAAACATTGAAGCTCTTGAGACAGGAAAGCAAGTTCATTCACTTGCAGTAAAGGTCGGCTGTCAGTTTAATACCTATGTATGTAATGCACTGATTACTCTGTACGCTAAGTGCAGAAACATAGggtttgtgagacaaatctttgatCGAATGGCAGTTAAAGATACAGTGTCTTATAACTCTTTTATGACCGCACTTGTACAGAATAATCTGTTTGATGAAGCAAGAGATGTATTTGACAATATGTCAAGTCGAGATGTTGTCTCTTGGACTACGATAATATCTGCATATGCACAAGCTGATCAGGGGAATGAGGCAGTAGAGGTTTTCAGAAGTATGATGCATGAGCGTGAGTTACCAAATCCACCTATATTAACGATACTTCTTGGTATCAGTGGAAGTCTTGGTGCTCCCAAACTTGGACAGCAAATTCACACAGTCGCTATTAAACTTGGAATGGATTCAGGAATTGTAGTGGCAAATGCTCTTGTCTCGATGTATTTCAAGTGTGGTTCTGCAGATTCCCTTAAGGTTTTTGATTCAATGGAGGAACGGGACATTTTTACATGGAATACCGTCATTACAGGCTATGCTCAACATGGCCTTGGAAGAGAAGCTATCAGCATGTATCAACTAATGGTATCTGCAGGAGTGTTGCCTAACGAAGTAACTTTTGTGGGGCTTTTACATGCATGTAGCCATTCTGGTTTGGTTGATGAAGGGCGCCAGTTCTTCGAGTCTATGAGCAGTGATTATGGACTAACTCCTCTACTGGAGCACTATGCTTGCATGGTCGACCTACTTGGGCGAGCTGGTGATGTGCAAGGAGCTGAACAGTTTATTTATGATATCCCTATTGAGCCAGATTCAGTGATCTGGAGTGCGCTTCTTGGGGCATGCAAGATTCACAAGAATGTAGAAGTTGGTAGGAGAGCAGCTGAGAAACTTTTCTCTATTGAGCCATCAAATGCTGGGAATTATGTCATGTTGTCAAATATATACTCCTCCCAAGGGATGTGGGACGAAGTTGCGAAGGTACGAAAACTTATGAAAGAACAAGGTGTGAACAAGGATCCTGGTTGTAGCTGGATGCAAATAAAGAACAAAATGCACTCATTTGTCACTGGAGATGAGGAACATGAGCAAACTCAAGATATATATGCTACCCTTCGGGAGTTATACACTTTGCTAAAGGCCGCAGGGTATGTACCTGACACGGACTTTGTTCTCCATGACATAGATGAAGAGCAGAAGGAGAGCTCGCTTCTGTACCACAGCGAGAAGCTTGCTATTGCTTATGGCCTTCTTGTTACACCCAAGGGCATGCCCATACAGAtaatgaagaatcttagaatATGTGGTGACTGTCACACTTTCATCAAATTTGTGTCCTCTGTCACCAAGAGAGAAATTGATGTTAGAGATGGGAATCGATTCCATCATTTCAGGAATGGAAGTTGTTCATGTGGTGATTTTTGGTGA
- the LOC8084436 gene encoding UDP-glycosyltransferase 88F4, with translation MTGKKRTFVLYPSLGVGHLIPMVELAKHLLRHGHGALIAVVDPPDTDAVSAAAVARLAAANPAIAFRLLPAPASPDVVGVHPAKRDKDTLQLANPALRDLLRDSLPGAVDALLLDMFCVDALDVAAEVGVPAYFFFASAAGDLAVFLNLPYLYPTLPSSFREMGETLVRCPGMPTPIQALDMPWTVLDRESDGTKVRMYQWKRIAEARGVLVNSFDWLEPRALTALGDGVCVPGRPTPRVFCIGPLVNDGSTGQSGERHECLAWLDAQPKRSVVFLCFGSKGAFPAAQLQEIARGLESSGHRFLWVVRSPPEEEGQSPELDLGRLLPAGFLDRNRGRGMVVKNWVPQAQVVRHEAVGAFVTHCGWNSALEAIVSGLPMICWPLYAEQALNKVFMVEEMKIAVALGRYEEFVRAEEVEAKVRLVMEAEEGRILRERLAVAREKALEATRECGSSQVAFAEFLRDLDKSSSVNGECN, from the coding sequence ATGACGGGGAAGAAGAGGACGTTCGTGCTCTACCCTTCGCTGGGCGTGGGCCACCTGATCCCGATGGTGGAGCTAGCCAAGCACCTGCTGCGCCACGGCCACGGCGCGCTCATCGCCGTGGTCGACCCACCCGACACCGACGCCGTGTCGGCCGCCGCGGTGGCGCGCCTGGCGGCGGCCAACCCGGCCATCGCGTTCCGCCTCCTGCCGGCGCCGGCCAGCCCGGACGTCGTCGGCGTGCACCCGGCGAAGCGCGACAAGGACACGCTCCAGCTCGCCAACCCCGCGCTTCGTGACCTCCTGCGGGACTCCCTGCCCGGCGCCGTCGACGCGCTCCTCCTCGACATGTTCTGCGTCGACGCGCTCGACGTCGCGGCGGAGGTCGGCGTCCCGGCATACTTCTTCTTCGCCTCCGCGGCGGGGGACCTCGCCGTGTTCCTCAACCTGCCGTACCTCTACCCGACCCTGCCGTCGTCGTTCAGGGAAATGGGCGAGACGCTTGTGCGCTGCCCCGGCATGCCGACACCGATCCAGGCGCTGGACATGCCGTGGACGGTGCTGGACAGGGAGAGCGACGGGACCAAGGTCCGGATGTACCAGTGGAAGCGCATCGCGGAGGCGAGGGGCGTGCTGGTCAACAGCTTCGACTGGCTGGAGCCCCGAGCCCTGACAGCGCTCGGCGACGGCGTCTGCGTGCCCGGCCGGCCGACGCCGAGAGTCTTCTGCATCGGCCCACTCGTCAACGACGGCAGCACAGGTCAGAGCGGCGAGAGGCACGAGTGCCTGGCGTGGCTGGACGCGCAGCCGAAGCGGAGCGTCGTGTTCCTCTGCTTCGGCAGCAAGGGCGCCTTCCCCGCCGCGCAGTTGCAGGAGATCGCCCGCGGATTGGAGAGCTCCGGCCACCGGTTCCTGTGGGTGGTGAGGAGCCCGCCGGAAGAAGAGGGCCAGTCTCCCGAACTGGACTTGGGGCGGCTGCTCCCCGCAGGGTTCTTGGACAGGAACAGGGGCAGAGGCATGGTGGTGAAGAACTGGGTGCCGCAGGCGCAGGTGGTGCGGCACGAGGCGGTCGGCGCGTTCGTCACGCACTGCGGGTGGAACTCGGCGCTCGAGGCCATCGTGTCGGGGCTGCCCATGATTTGCTGGCCGCTGTACGCGGAGCAGGCGctgaacaaggtgttcatggtGGAGGAGATGAAGATCGCGGTGGCGCTGGGGAGGTACGAAGAGTTCGTTAGGGCGGAGGAGGTGGAAGCGAAGGTGAGGCTGGTGATGGAGGCGGAGGAAGGGAGGATTCTCCGGGAGAGGCTCGCGGTGGCGAGGGAGAAGGCGTTGGAGGCTACTAGGGAGTGCGGGTCTTCTCAAGTGGCATTCGCGGAGTTCTTGAGAGATTTGGACAAGAGCAGCTCCGTAAACGGAGAATGCAATTGA
- the LOC8068953 gene encoding RING-H2 finger protein ATL67 isoform X1, translating to MSLLDSLASLGLGYAIAIALGFLVLLASVLLASYFCLRRGGAGDLFGPGVGVGVGSARHAASSASSSGHISITVPRVVFVAEDYDSPGSSSRGAAAAASPVGLDPSVIASYPRVPFSKAGAGAGADAEVACSICLCEYREGEMLRVMPECRHRFHLTCLDAWLRRSASCPVCRSSPIPTPVATPLSTPLSELVPLSQYAADRRRSRFGWLIGDA from the exons ATGTCCCTCCTTGACTCGCTCGCCTCGCTCGGTCTCGGGTACGCAATCGCCATCGCGCTCGgcttcctcgtcctcctcgcctCGGTGCTCCTCGCCTCCTACTTCTgcctccgccgcggcggcgccggcgactTGTTCGGCCCCGGAGTCGGCGTTGGCGTCGGCTCCGCCCGCCACGCCGCCTCCTCCGCGTCCAGCTCCGGCCACATCTCCATCACCGTGCCCCGCGTCGTGTTCGTGGCGGAGGACTACGACTCGCCGGGCTCCTCCtcccgcggcgccgccgccgcggcgtccCCCGTCGGGCTCGACCCCTCCGTCATCGCGTCGTACCCGAGGGTGCCCTTCTCCAAGGCCggggcgggcgcgggcgcggacgCCGAGGTCGCCTGCTCCATCTGCCTCTGCGAGTACAGGGAGGGCGAGATGCTGCGGGTGATGCCCGAGTGCAGGCACAGGTTCCACCTCACGTGCCTCGACGCGTGGCTGCGCCGGAGCGCGTCCTGCCCCGTCTGCCGTTCCTCGCCCATCCCCACCCCCGTCGCCACCCCGCTCTCCACACCACTCTCGGAGCTTGTTCCGCTGTCGCAGTATGCTGCCGACCGTCGCCggagcag GTTTGGGTGGTTAATCGGTGATGCTTAG
- the LOC110430358 gene encoding zinc finger CCCH domain-containing protein 37-like — MVSREQHTHSYEHLVLDPASLPLGVSWADPAAVEIPPQLLAALGEYLSAARGGGGEEDAEADDEFMMYEFKVRRCARARSHDWTACPYAHPGEAARRRDPRRVAYTGEPCPDFRRRPGAACPRGPACPFAHGTFELWLHPSRYRTRPCRAGVACRRRVCFFAHTAAELRAGAKDECSPLSLSLSPKSTLAPLWESPPVSPVEAGRRWVDAIDEPSLDAADAEMEELMLAMRELSFRKAQAASSAPVLPAVTEEDGPDLGWVSELVM; from the coding sequence ATGGTGAGCCGTGAGCAGCACACCCACAGCTACGAGCACCTGGTGCTGGACCCGGCGTCCCTCCCTCTGGGCGTGTCGTGGGCCGACCCGGCCGCCGTCGAGATCCCGCCGCAGCTCCTCGCGGCGCTGGGGGAGTACCTCTCCGCCgcccgcggcggcggtggcgaggAGGACGCGGAGGCGGACGACGAGTTCATGATGTACGAGTTCAAGGTGCggcggtgcgcgcgcgcgcggagcCACGACTGGACGGCGTGCCCGTACGCGCACCCGGGCGAGGCCGCGCGGCGCCGGGACCCGCGCCGCGTCGCCTACACGGGGGAGCCGTGCCCGGACTTCCGGCGCCGCCCGGGCGCCGCGTGCCCGCGCGGCCCCGCGTGCCCGTTCGCGCACGGCACCTtcgagctgtggctccacccgTCCCGCTACCGCACCCGCCCCTGCCGCGCGGGCGTCGCATGCCGGCGCCGCGTCTGCTTCTTCGCGCACACCGCGGCCGAGCTCCGCGCCGGGGCCAAGGACGAGTGCTCGCCGCTCTCGCTCTCGCTCTCGCCCAAGTCCACCCTTGCGCCGCTCTGGGAGTCGCCGCCGGTGTCTCCAGTGGAGGCGGGCCGGAGGTGGGTCGACGCCATCGACGAGCCGTCGTTGGACGCCGCCGACGCGGAGATGGAGGAGCTGATGCTCGCAATGCGGGAGCTCAGCTTCAGGAAGGCCCAGGCAGCGTCGTCGGCGCCGGTCCTGCCTGCGGTCACGGAGGAGGACGGGCCGGACTTGGGGTGGGTGTCGGAGCTGGTGATGTAG
- the LOC8068953 gene encoding RING-H2 finger protein ATL67 isoform X2, translating into MSLLDSLASLGLGYAIAIALGFLVLLASVLLASYFCLRRGGAGDLFGPGVGVGVGSARHAASSASSSGHISITVPRVVFVAEDYDSPGSSSRGAAAAASPVGLDPSVIASYPRVPFSKAGAGAGADAEVACSICLCEYREGEMLRVMPECRHRFHLTCLDAWLRRSASCPVCRSSPIPTPVATPLSTPLSELVPLSQYAADRRRSR; encoded by the coding sequence ATGTCCCTCCTTGACTCGCTCGCCTCGCTCGGTCTCGGGTACGCAATCGCCATCGCGCTCGgcttcctcgtcctcctcgcctCGGTGCTCCTCGCCTCCTACTTCTgcctccgccgcggcggcgccggcgactTGTTCGGCCCCGGAGTCGGCGTTGGCGTCGGCTCCGCCCGCCACGCCGCCTCCTCCGCGTCCAGCTCCGGCCACATCTCCATCACCGTGCCCCGCGTCGTGTTCGTGGCGGAGGACTACGACTCGCCGGGCTCCTCCtcccgcggcgccgccgccgcggcgtccCCCGTCGGGCTCGACCCCTCCGTCATCGCGTCGTACCCGAGGGTGCCCTTCTCCAAGGCCggggcgggcgcgggcgcggacgCCGAGGTCGCCTGCTCCATCTGCCTCTGCGAGTACAGGGAGGGCGAGATGCTGCGGGTGATGCCCGAGTGCAGGCACAGGTTCCACCTCACGTGCCTCGACGCGTGGCTGCGCCGGAGCGCGTCCTGCCCCGTCTGCCGTTCCTCGCCCATCCCCACCCCCGTCGCCACCCCGCTCTCCACACCACTCTCGGAGCTTGTTCCGCTGTCGCAGTATGCTGCCGACCGTCGCCggagcaggtga
- the LOC8084435 gene encoding uncharacterized protein LOC8084435 yields MAAAGAWEYKNEPARPLAVPSPTVYPASASVHDDAEAAEADAAAGSRSTPYLRKRALCCGGCCLTTVVVIGVVILVLALTVFKVKEPRLTVNNVWLTAISAAPGSIPAPGTGTIPAPVATNATLTADVSIENPNAAAFKFSETETDVYYKGQTVSVVFAPAGRVGAHGTDRMNVTVDLLADRLARVMNGTGLVFGQEYDFDTYTEINGTVNVLGIIKKDIEIKLNCTVVVQVGGAAAALEYGVASTVQSKSINCLADVTM; encoded by the coding sequence ATGGCGGCCGCCGGGGCGTGGGAGTACAAGAACGAGCCGGCGAGGCCCCTGGCGGTGCCTTCCCCGACGGTCTacccggcgtcggcgtcggtccACGACGACGccgaggcggcggaggcggacgcCGCCGCCGGGTCGCGGTCCACGCCGTACCTCCGCAAGCGCGCGCTCTGCTGCGGCGGCTGCTGCTTGACCACCGTCGTGGTCATCGGCGTCGTCATCCTGGTGCTCGCGCTCACCGTGTTCAAGGTCAAGGAGCCGCGCCTGACCGTGAACAACGTCTGGCTCACGGCCATCAGCGCCGCGCCCGGGTCCATCCCCGCGCCCGGCACCGGGACGATCCCCGCGCCGGTGGCCACCAACGCGACGCTCACCGCCGACGTCTCcatcgagaaccccaacgcggCGGCGTTCAAGTTCtcggagacggagacggacgTCTACTACAAGGGGCAGACGGTGAGCGTGGTGTTCGCGCCCGCCGGCCGCGTCGGCGCCCACGGGACCGACCGGATGAACGTCACGGTCGACCTCCTCGCCGACAGGCTCGCCCGCGTGATGAACGGCACCGGCCTGGTGTTCGGCCAGGAGTACGACTTCGACACCTACACGGAGATCAACGGGACGGTCAATGTGCTCGGGATCATCAAGAAGGACATCGAGATCAAGCTCAACTGCACCGTCGTCGTCCAGGTTGGGGGAGCGGCTGCCGCGCTGGAGTATGGCGTTGCGTCCACCGTGCAGAGCAAGAGCATCAATTGTTTAGCAGATGTCACCATGTGA
- the LOC8068954 gene encoding anthocyanidin 5,3-O-glucosyltransferase, with amino-acid sequence MAEPSPNPTVVLHACLGVGHLIPMVELAKQLLRRGLAVIIAVPTPPASTADFFASSASAVAALAAANPAVSFHHLPPPDYPVPDSDPFLQMLDALRLTVPSLTAFLRSLPSVAGLVLDLFCGDALDAAAATGIPAYFYYTSCAGDLAAFLYLPHYFATTEGGPSFKDMGKALLHFPGIPPIPASDMPHTVVDRTSRTCASRIVHYGRVPEARGVLINTYEWLEARAVRALRDGVCVPGRPTPPVYPIGPLIVKGEEAAEEVERHACLSWLDAQPERSVVFLCFGSLGAVSAAQIKEIARGLESSGHRFLWVVRSPPEDPAKFFLARPEPDLDSLLPEGFLERTSGRGMVVKMWAPQVEVLRHAATGAFMTHCGWNSVLEAASAGVPMLCWPMYAEQRLNKVFVVDEIKAGVVMDGYDEELVRAEEVEKKVRLVMESEEGEKLRGRLAMAKEKAAEALADGGPSWVAFEEFLKDLKLAK; translated from the coding sequence ATGGCGGAGCCCAGTCCTAACCCGACCGTGGTGCTGCACGCCTGCCTCGGCGTGGGCCACCTGATCCCCATGGTGGAGCTCGCCAAGCAGCTCCTCCGCCGCGGCCTCGCTGTCATCATCGCCGTGCCCACCCCACCAGCCTCCACCGCCGACTTCTTCGCCTCCTCCGCATCCGCCGTCGCCGCGCTTGCGGCCGCCAACCCTGCCGTCTCCTTCCACCACCTCCCGCCCCCAGACTACCCTGTCCCGGACTCAGACCCCTTCCTCCAGATGCTCGACGCGCTCCGCCTCACAGTCCCGTCCCTCACCGCCTTCCTCCGCTCCCTTCCCTCCGTCGCCGGGCTCGTGCTCGACCTCTTCTGCGGCGACGCGCTCGACGCGGCCGCAGCCACCGGCATCCCGGCCTACTTCTACTACACCTCCTGCGCTGGCGACCTCGCCGCGTTCCTCTACCTTCCCCACTACTTCGCCACGACGGAGGGCGGCCCCAGCTTCAAAGACATGGGCAAGGCGCTCCTCCACTTCCCCGGCATCCCGCCGATCCCGGCTTCGGACATGCCTCACACTGTCGTCGACCGCACGAGTCGGACCTGCGCCTCGCGGATCGTGCACTACGGCCGCGTCCCAGAGGCGCGGGGCGTGCTGATCAACACCTACGAGTGGCTGGAGGCGCGGGCCGTCAGGGCACTCAGGGACGGCGTCTGCGTCCCCGGCCGCCCCACGCCGCCGGTGTACCCCATCGGCCCGCTCATCGTCAAGGGCGAGGAGGCGGCGGAGGAAGTGGAGCGGCACGCGTGCCTGTCGTGGCTGGACGCACAGCCGGAGCGGAGCGTGGTGTTCCTCTGCTTCGGCAGCCTGGGCGCCGTCTCCGCGGCGCAGATTAAGGAGATCGCTCGCGGGCTGGAGAGTTCCGGGCATCGGTTCCTGTGGGTCGTGCGGAGCCCGCCGGAGGACCCGGCCAAGTTCTTCCTCGCGCGTCCCGAGCCGGACCTGGACTCGCTGCTCCCGGAGGGGTTCCTGGAGCGGACGAGCGGCAGggggatggtggtgaagatgtggGCGCCGCAGGTGGAGGTGCTGCGGCACGCGGCGACGGGCGCGTTCATGACCCACTGCGGGTGGAACTCGGTGCTGGAGGCGGCGTCCGCCGGCGTCCCCATGCTGTGCTGGCCGATGTACGCAGAGCAGAGGCTGAACAAGGTGTTTGTAGTGGACGAGATCAAGGCCGGGGTGGTGATGGACGGCTACGACGAGGAGCTGGTgagggcggaggaggtggagaagaaggtgaggctGGTGATGGAGTCTGAGGAAGGGGAGAAGCTCAGGGGGAGGCTggcaatggcgaaggagaaggcGGCAGAGGCGCTGGCTGATGGCGGGCCGTCGTGGGTGGCGTTTGAAGAGTTCTTGAAGGATTTGAAGCTCGCCAAATGA
- the LOC8084434 gene encoding reticulon-like protein B1 — translation MAEQHREESGGSVLDKISDKLHGRGSGSSSSSSDSDDEHSSATAAVKAKIYRLFGREKPVHSVLGGGKPADLFLWRNKRISGGVLAGATAIWLLFEVMDYHLLTLLCHCLILTLAILFLWSNATTFINKSPPNIPEVKIPEDLAVNVARSLRYEINRGFATLREIGQGHDLKKFLIVIAGLWILSVLGSCCNFLTLSYIVFMVLYTVPVLYEKHEDKVDAFGEKAMVELKKYYAIFDEKCLSKIPKGPLKDKKQH, via the exons ATGGCAGAGCAGCACAGGGAGGAGTCGGGCGGGTCAGTGCTGGACAAGATCTCGGACAAGCTCCACGGCCGCGGGAgcggctcgtcgtcgtcgtcgtcggactcggacgacgagcactCGTCGGCGACGGCCGCCGTGAAGGCCAAGATCTACCGCCTCTTCGGCCGGGAGAAGCCCGTCCACTCCGTCCTCGGCGGCGGCAAGC CGGCGGATCTGTTTCTATGGAGGAACAAGAGAATCTCTGGTGGGGTGCTCGCAGGCGCAACTGCCATCTGGCTGCTGTTTGAGGTCATGGATTACCACCTCCTCACCCTGCTATGCCACTGCCTCATCCTCACCCTGGCCATCCTGTTCCTCTGGTCCAATGCCACGACTTTCATCAACAA GTCTCCTCCTAACATCCCTGAGGTGAAGATCCCAGAGGACCTGGCTGTGAATGTTGCACGTTCCCTGAGATATGAGATCAACAGGGGATTTGCTACCTTGAGGGAGATCGGCCAAGGCCATGACCTGAAGAAATTTCTGATT GTGATTGCAGGACTATGGATCCTTTCTGTTCTTGGGAGCTGCTGCAATTTCCTCACCTTGTCCTACATAG TTTTTATGGTATTGTACACTGTGCCGGTCCTGTATGAGAAGCATGAGGATAAggttgatgcttttggtgagaAGGCCATGGTCGAGCTGAAGAAGTACTATGCCATCTTCGACGAGAAATGCCTATCAAAGATTCCGAAGGGCCCATTAAAAGACAAGAAGCAACATTAG